AACCGAAACGCACCCATGGCCATCATGGCGGCCAAGCGTAGTGCAGGCCGGCGCTCATTTGGCCACAAATCATACATCGCCTCGGCCAAGACCTCCTCCATCCTAACGAGAAGCGCCTCTTTGCGCAGTCGAAGCGTTTCCGTCGATCGCAGGATTTGGTCTGCGAGGAGAGATTCCTTGCTCTGGTATTTTGACGCGAGGGTGAGGAAAGTCTTCCGCGCGGCTTCGATCGGTCTTTGATCGGGCGATTGCTCCAGAAAAGTGGGCCGTAAGGCGCGTGGAGCGTCGCCGCTCTCATGCGCCAGCAACACGTCCTCTTTCGATTTTAGGTAATAGAAGAACGTGCGCCGGGATATGCCGGATGCCGCGGCGATCGCATCGAGCGTGGTCGCCTCATATCCATTTTCGATGAAGAGCTTCAGGCCGGTTTCGGCGATCCGTTC
This Methylovirgula sp. DNA region includes the following protein-coding sequences:
- a CDS encoding helix-turn-helix domain-containing protein, whose translation is MNDLENPPIGLRERKRQLTLERIAETGLKLFIENGYEATTLDAIAAASGISRRTFFYYLKSKEDVLLAHESGDAPRALRPTFLEQSPDQRPIEAARKTFLTLASKYQSKESLLADQILRSTETLRLRKEALLVRMEEVLAEAMYDLWPNERRPALRLAAMMAMGAFRFAKENWRQENAAHPLTHYIDDAFDLLDQL